A region of Selenomonadales bacterium 4137-cl DNA encodes the following proteins:
- a CDS encoding DUF1405 domain-containing protein produces the protein MTALFYRQWFLLSLVAVNAAGTVWGVFWYWEQLLATPWYFLPFVPDSPGHAALFGLFIWWLASGRAERLGPGRTFIAWAGVLGVIKYGLWTTVVISQYLLAQGSQPGVEDWLLYLSHGGMAVQGLVYMGRLPKAAMPAALTILWMSVNDFFDYILFTHPRLPLPDQFAAAAWTNILLTLLISLLAIWLFRRKTTQPARE, from the coding sequence ATGACAGCCCTCTTCTACCGACAATGGTTCTTGCTATCCCTCGTCGCCGTCAACGCCGCCGGCACCGTCTGGGGCGTCTTCTGGTACTGGGAGCAGCTCCTTGCCACACCGTGGTACTTCCTGCCCTTCGTGCCCGACTCCCCCGGGCATGCCGCCCTGTTCGGCCTCTTCATCTGGTGGCTGGCGTCCGGGCGGGCGGAACGCCTCGGCCCGGGGCGGACCTTCATCGCCTGGGCGGGCGTGCTCGGCGTAATCAAATACGGCCTCTGGACGACCGTCGTCATCAGCCAGTATCTCCTTGCCCAGGGCAGCCAGCCCGGCGTAGAGGACTGGCTGCTCTACCTCAGCCACGGCGGCATGGCGGTCCAGGGACTCGTCTACATGGGGCGGCTGCCGAAGGCGGCGATGCCGGCCGCCCTAACCATCCTGTGGATGTCGGTCAACGACTTCTTCGACTACATCCTCTTCACCCATCCCCGCCTGCCGCTGCCCGACCAATTCGCCGCCGCCGCGTGGACCAACATCCTGCTGACACTGCTGATTAGTTTGCTGGCGATATGGCTTTTCCGGCGCAAAACGACACAACCGGCCAGGGAATAA
- the thiL gene encoding thiamine-phosphate kinase: MQLNEIGEFGLIDRIKEGALADPSDVVVGIGDDAAAYRPGPGLLQLITTDMLVESVHFLLDKTTPWQLGYKAIAVNLSDIAAMGGRPRQAVVSVGLPAHLSVEFVVELYDGMKEICREFAVNIIGGDTVSSPRGLVVNVAVTGEVAPARLLRRSGSRPGDLVVVTGTLGDSACGLDLLRLPGWDERAFAWPLVTAHLTPRPQVDTGLRLAPWGATSADDISDGLASEANEIAKAGGVGIRLYADRIPLSPELVEAAAIFGRQPLDYALFGGEDFELIFTIGPEHFDRITHRGGLTVIGEVTRREDGVVLVTGGAARPLEPRGYNHFR, from the coding sequence ATGCAACTTAATGAGATCGGCGAATTCGGCCTCATCGACCGCATAAAAGAAGGCGCCCTCGCCGACCCGTCCGACGTCGTGGTGGGAATCGGCGACGACGCCGCCGCCTACCGGCCCGGGCCGGGTCTTCTGCAACTGATAACAACCGACATGCTGGTGGAGAGCGTCCACTTCCTGCTCGACAAAACCACCCCCTGGCAGCTTGGCTACAAAGCCATCGCCGTCAACCTCAGCGACATTGCCGCCATGGGCGGCCGCCCGCGGCAGGCGGTCGTATCGGTCGGCCTGCCCGCGCACCTGTCGGTGGAGTTCGTCGTCGAATTATACGACGGTATGAAAGAAATCTGCCGCGAATTTGCTGTCAACATCATCGGCGGCGACACCGTCTCCAGCCCCCGCGGCCTCGTCGTCAACGTCGCCGTCACCGGCGAAGTGGCGCCCGCCCGCCTCTTGAGGCGCTCCGGGTCCCGCCCCGGGGACCTGGTCGTCGTAACAGGCACCCTCGGCGACTCGGCCTGCGGCCTCGACCTTTTGCGGCTGCCCGGCTGGGACGAGCGCGCCTTCGCCTGGCCGCTCGTCACCGCCCACCTCACGCCCCGCCCGCAGGTCGACACCGGCCTCCGGCTGGCGCCCTGGGGGGCCACCAGCGCCGACGACATCAGCGACGGCCTGGCCAGCGAAGCCAACGAAATCGCCAAAGCCGGCGGGGTCGGCATCAGACTCTACGCCGACCGCATCCCCCTTTCCCCCGAGCTTGTCGAGGCTGCGGCCATATTCGGCCGGCAGCCGCTCGACTACGCCCTGTTCGGCGGCGAAGACTTCGAACTGATATTCACCATCGGCCCGGAGCATTTCGACCGCATTACCCACAGAGGCGGCCTGACGGTCATCGGCGAGGTCACCCGCAGGGAAGACGGGGTCGTGCTCGTCACCGGCGGCGCCGCCCGTCCCCTCGAGCCCCGCGGCTACAACCACTTTCGCTAA
- the tsaB gene encoding tRNA (adenosine(37)-N6)-threonylcarbamoyltransferase complex dimerization subunit type 1 TsaB, with protein sequence MLILALDTASLVSSVALAKPGRLLAEITLQTRKTHSERLMPHIEQLLALADTDKTAIGAIAVSIGPGSFTGLRIGLATAKALAYALGTPIVGVPTLAALAFGCPVPGAILAPTMDAQKGNIYIALYRWQDGVLDEVKPPAVMPHAAAAALLAARPEPALVLGEAAELYPDTFRQAAVALAEPHVAMPRAGSVAMLGAGLLAAGERHDVMAVEPLYIRRSEAEELWEKRHGCQR encoded by the coding sequence ATGCTGATACTGGCCCTGGACACCGCCAGCCTGGTCTCGAGCGTCGCCCTGGCCAAACCCGGGCGATTGCTGGCCGAAATCACCCTCCAGACACGAAAAACCCATTCCGAGCGCCTTATGCCCCACATCGAACAACTCCTGGCCCTGGCCGACACCGACAAAACCGCCATCGGCGCGATCGCCGTCAGCATCGGCCCCGGATCGTTCACCGGTCTGAGGATCGGCCTGGCCACCGCCAAAGCTCTGGCTTACGCCCTCGGCACCCCGATAGTCGGCGTGCCCACCCTGGCGGCGCTGGCCTTCGGCTGCCCCGTGCCGGGAGCAATCCTCGCCCCCACCATGGACGCCCAGAAAGGCAACATCTACATAGCCCTTTACCGCTGGCAGGACGGCGTCCTCGACGAAGTCAAGCCGCCGGCCGTCATGCCCCACGCCGCCGCCGCCGCCCTCCTGGCCGCGCGACCCGAACCGGCGCTGGTCCTCGGCGAAGCGGCGGAACTTTATCCCGACACCTTCCGCCAGGCGGCGGTAGCCCTCGCCGAGCCCCATGTCGCCATGCCGCGGGCCGGCAGCGTCGCCATGCTTGGAGCCGGGCTGCTGGCCGCCGGCGAGCGTCACGACGTAATGGCCGTCGAACCCCTCTACATCAGAAGGTCGGAGGCGGAGGAACTATGGGAGAAACGCCACGGATGCCAGCGCTGA
- a CDS encoding histidine kinase N-terminal domain-containing protein, with protein sequence MGIVGDVCRKTTALTAEQIEALEVMADALQIAADLAHAQVTVYARASESSLLVIIAQAKPHTSFIQYRPNLLGTTVSATEEPLIWRTITSGEHISGEREWALGMEVLAMQTFPVRDAAGQTVATVSFEFGVEDDAAGDHGILIETAYQFLTSARVAAGTVYRPLSAREGIIILDDRGRVVYANTAAASIYRLFGVGRIVGRRVYDRNVNLRLALKAASTRQPQENELEIGNIVLAQRAIPIVRGGQTISTIMIVADITEVKKKEKELLIKSAVIQEIHHRVKNNLQTIASLLRLQARRTPSAEVKAALRESVNRILSISVVHEFLSQQDAEFIDVSEVAKNILDLVIENMLEPDFNVQTVFNGRRMILPSDQAISLALAINELIQNSIEHGFVGRREGVIGVEIAALKDSYQIDIWDNGIGLPPDFGRKETNSLGLQIIRTLVENDLGGTFQLQSRNGTRASIIVPCSTEGG encoded by the coding sequence ATGGGCATAGTAGGCGATGTCTGCAGGAAAACAACCGCCCTGACCGCGGAACAAATCGAGGCTCTCGAAGTCATGGCCGACGCCCTGCAGATCGCCGCCGATCTCGCTCACGCCCAGGTAACCGTATACGCCAGAGCCTCAGAGTCCTCCCTCCTCGTCATAATCGCCCAGGCCAAGCCGCACACCAGCTTTATCCAATACAGGCCAAACCTCCTCGGCACGACGGTCAGCGCCACCGAAGAACCCCTGATATGGCGGACCATCACCAGCGGTGAACACATCAGCGGCGAACGGGAGTGGGCGCTGGGCATGGAAGTCCTCGCCATGCAGACCTTCCCGGTCCGCGACGCCGCCGGCCAGACCGTTGCCACCGTCAGTTTCGAATTCGGCGTCGAAGACGACGCTGCCGGCGACCACGGCATCCTCATCGAAACAGCCTATCAATTCCTGACCTCGGCGCGCGTAGCCGCCGGCACGGTCTACCGTCCGCTTTCGGCCCGCGAAGGCATCATCATCCTCGATGACCGGGGGCGGGTAGTCTACGCCAACACCGCCGCCGCCAGCATCTACCGTCTCTTCGGCGTAGGGCGCATCGTCGGCCGCCGCGTCTACGACCGCAACGTCAACCTCCGCCTCGCTCTCAAAGCCGCCAGCACCCGCCAGCCGCAGGAGAACGAACTGGAAATCGGCAACATCGTCCTGGCCCAGCGGGCCATCCCCATCGTCCGCGGCGGCCAGACAATAAGCACCATCATGATCGTTGCCGACATCACCGAGGTCAAGAAAAAAGAAAAAGAACTTCTCATAAAATCGGCGGTTATCCAGGAAATCCATCACCGCGTAAAAAACAACCTCCAGACCATCGCCAGCCTACTAAGGCTCCAGGCGCGCCGCACCCCCTCAGCTGAAGTCAAGGCCGCCCTGCGCGAAAGCGTCAACCGTATCCTCAGCATCTCGGTCGTGCATGAATTCCTCTCCCAGCAGGACGCCGAATTCATCGACGTATCCGAAGTCGCCAAAAACATCCTCGACCTGGTCATTGAGAACATGCTCGAACCCGACTTCAACGTCCAGACAGTCTTCAACGGCCGGCGGATGATCCTGCCGTCCGACCAGGCGATAAGCCTCGCCCTGGCGATCAACGAACTCATCCAGAACTCCATCGAACACGGCTTCGTCGGCCGGCGCGAAGGAGTCATCGGCGTCGAAATCGCCGCCCTGAAAGACTCCTACCAGATCGACATCTGGGACAACGGCATCGGTCTGCCGCCCGATTTCGGCCGCAAAGAAACCAACAGCCTCGGCCTGCAGATCATCAGGACCCTCGTCGAAAACGACCTTGGCGGTACGTTCCAACTGCAGTCGCGGAACGGGACCAGGGCAAGCATAATCGTACCGTGCAGCACGGAGGGAGGATAA
- the rimI gene encoding ribosomal protein S18-alanine N-acetyltransferase, whose protein sequence is MPALNIRAMQLPDLEAVLAVEQSSFLTPWSREAFVAEIEDNDLACYLVAEAEGQVVGYAGMWIILDEAHVTNVALLPAFRGRGLGTRLMDTLRQVAKALGAARMTLEVRPSNHEARRLYGKLGFAERGVRPGYYTDTKEDAIIMWLDGL, encoded by the coding sequence ATGCCAGCGCTGAACATCCGCGCGATGCAATTGCCCGACCTCGAAGCGGTGCTGGCGGTGGAGCAATCCTCGTTCCTCACCCCCTGGTCCAGGGAAGCGTTCGTTGCCGAGATCGAAGACAACGACCTCGCCTGCTACCTCGTCGCCGAGGCTGAAGGGCAGGTCGTCGGTTACGCCGGCATGTGGATAATCCTCGACGAGGCTCATGTAACCAACGTCGCCCTGCTGCCCGCCTTCCGCGGCCGCGGCCTGGGGACCAGGCTCATGGACACGCTGCGTCAGGTCGCCAAGGCCCTGGGAGCGGCCCGCATGACCCTCGAAGTCAGACCGTCCAACCACGAGGCCCGGCGTCTTTACGGAAAGCTCGGCTTCGCGGAGCGGGGCGTCCGGCCGGGCTATTACACCGACACCAAGGAAGACGCGATAATAATGTGGCTCGACGGGCTATAG
- a CDS encoding sigma 54-interacting transcriptional regulator — MRLRIPNIDRVGLVLDISQVLAARHFNIVTMEVEPNTVYLETETTSPGEKGSVIEALKSIPQVIDAVEIDLMPHQEKAEQIKAVLASVGEGIVAINHHGEVTHYNPAAEQIVRLPYQEVIGRPLAEISPGLPLLETLRTGAVYNNREIVLERTKSHYLASGRPILGARGRIIGAVAVLKDISDVRELVYTVTGQMTFTFDEILYTSAAMQEVVAIAKTIARGDSTVLIRGETGTGKELFARAIHAASPRADKVFVPLNCAAVPDTLLESELFGYEEGSFTGAVKGGKQGLFEFANNGTIFLDEIGELSSHLQAKLLRVLQDGKVRRLGGTRENTVNVRILAATNRHLEDLIARGAFREDLYYRLNVIPLFLPPLRERQEDIPLLVEFFIKRFAAKLQKPVEAISETALAKLAAYHWPGNIRELENVIERAVNIVRDKIILTGHIVLDQSQTPSPRGAAAPERPLAETLDEVERDVLLQALKRYRTSRQIGAVLGLSHTAVLKKLRKHGLSIGEKSNGRG, encoded by the coding sequence CTGCGTCTGCGCATCCCCAACATCGACCGGGTCGGTTTGGTCCTCGACATTTCGCAGGTGCTGGCCGCCCGCCATTTCAACATCGTGACGATGGAGGTCGAGCCTAACACCGTTTATCTGGAAACGGAGACGACCAGCCCGGGGGAAAAGGGCTCGGTCATCGAGGCGCTCAAGTCGATCCCCCAGGTCATCGACGCGGTCGAGATCGACCTGATGCCCCACCAGGAGAAGGCCGAGCAGATCAAGGCGGTGCTGGCTTCGGTGGGCGAGGGCATCGTCGCCATAAATCACCACGGCGAGGTTACCCACTACAACCCGGCGGCGGAACAGATCGTCCGCCTGCCTTACCAGGAAGTGATCGGCCGCCCCCTGGCCGAGATTTCCCCCGGCCTGCCCCTGCTTGAGACGTTGCGGACAGGGGCGGTGTATAACAACCGCGAGATCGTTCTGGAGAGGACCAAGAGCCACTATCTGGCCAGCGGCCGCCCCATCCTGGGAGCCCGGGGCAGGATAATCGGCGCGGTGGCCGTGCTCAAGGACATCAGCGATGTACGCGAACTGGTCTATACCGTCACCGGGCAGATGACGTTCACCTTCGACGAGATATTGTATACCAGCGCCGCCATGCAGGAAGTGGTCGCGATTGCGAAGACCATCGCCCGCGGCGATTCCACCGTGCTCATCCGCGGCGAGACGGGCACCGGCAAGGAGCTGTTCGCCCGCGCCATCCATGCCGCCTCCCCGCGGGCGGACAAGGTTTTCGTGCCCCTCAATTGCGCCGCAGTTCCCGATACTTTGCTGGAAAGCGAGCTGTTCGGCTACGAGGAGGGGTCTTTCACCGGCGCGGTCAAGGGCGGCAAGCAGGGCCTGTTCGAGTTTGCCAACAACGGCACTATCTTCCTTGACGAGATCGGCGAGCTTTCCTCCCACCTCCAGGCCAAGCTGCTGCGGGTGCTGCAGGACGGCAAGGTGCGCCGCCTGGGGGGGACGCGGGAAAACACCGTCAATGTGAGGATATTGGCGGCGACCAACCGCCATCTCGAAGATCTGATCGCCAGGGGGGCTTTTCGCGAAGATCTTTATTACCGCCTCAACGTCATCCCCCTTTTCCTGCCGCCCCTCCGGGAACGCCAGGAAGACATCCCCCTGCTCGTGGAGTTTTTTATCAAAAGATTCGCCGCCAAGCTGCAGAAGCCTGTCGAAGCGATCAGCGAGACGGCCCTCGCCAAGCTGGCAGCCTACCACTGGCCGGGCAACATCCGCGAGCTCGAGAACGTGATCGAGCGGGCGGTCAATATCGTGCGCGACAAGATCATTCTCACCGGTCATATCGTCCTCGACCAGTCTCAGACACCTTCGCCGCGGGGCGCAGCCGCTCCCGAACGTCCGCTGGCGGAAACGCTGGACGAGGTGGAGCGGGATGTGCTGCTGCAGGCTCTCAAGCGCTACCGGACTTCGCGGCAGATCGGAGCCGTTCTCGGGCTGTCCCATACCGCGGTCCTGAAAAAGCTTCGTAAACACGGTCTGTCGATAGGGGAAAAAAGCAATGGGAGAGGTTAG
- the groES gene encoding co-chaperone GroES — protein sequence MIKPLGDRVVIKVLEKEEKTKSGIVLPDTAKEKPQEGKIVAVGTGKVLENGQRVALDVKEGDKVIFSKYAGTEVKIDGQEYLILSERDVLAIVE from the coding sequence ATGATCAAGCCGTTAGGCGACAGGGTAGTCATCAAAGTTCTCGAAAAAGAAGAGAAGACCAAAAGCGGCATCGTCCTTCCCGACACCGCCAAAGAGAAGCCTCAAGAGGGCAAAATCGTGGCCGTAGGCACCGGCAAGGTGCTCGAAAACGGCCAGCGCGTGGCGCTCGACGTCAAGGAAGGCGACAAAGTCATCTTCTCCAAGTACGCCGGCACCGAAGTTAAAATCGACGGCCAGGAGTATCTCATCCTCAGCGAACGCGACGTTCTGGCGATTGTTGAGTAA
- a CDS encoding response regulator: MQPLRIVIADNESIIRMDLKELLEEAGHTVVGEASDGVKAIELTRRHRPDLVVMDIKMPEMDGITAAKIISNEKIAPVLLLTAFSQKEIVEKAKDSGVLAYLVKPVKEANLFPAIEIALSRFQEFADLERELEEVKNSLETRKILDRAKGILMDAYSLSESEAYRRIQQYSMSKRKSIREVAEAIVEAATKK, translated from the coding sequence ATGCAACCCTTACGCATCGTCATCGCCGACAACGAATCGATAATCCGCATGGATCTCAAGGAACTGCTCGAAGAAGCGGGCCACACCGTCGTCGGCGAAGCGTCCGACGGCGTCAAGGCGATCGAACTGACCCGCAGACACCGCCCCGACCTTGTCGTCATGGACATCAAAATGCCTGAAATGGATGGCATCACCGCCGCCAAAATCATCTCCAACGAAAAAATCGCTCCTGTGCTGCTCCTTACCGCTTTCAGCCAGAAGGAAATCGTCGAAAAAGCCAAAGACTCCGGCGTTCTGGCCTACCTCGTCAAGCCGGTCAAAGAAGCCAACCTCTTCCCGGCCATCGAAATCGCCCTGTCGCGGTTCCAGGAATTCGCCGACCTCGAACGGGAACTGGAAGAAGTCAAAAACTCGCTCGAGACCCGCAAAATCCTCGACCGGGCCAAGGGCATCCTCATGGACGCCTACAGCCTCAGCGAAAGCGAAGCATACCGCCGCATCCAGCAGTACAGCATGTCCAAACGCAAGTCGATCCGCGAGGTCGCCGAAGCGATCGTCGAAGCCGCCACCAAGAAATAA
- a CDS encoding acyltransferase codes for MAKRRYEVHPVSGKNSLRFWPDAVSPLRVIWNFTIISLGRISPSFHIKNFLYRLLGVKIGQNASVGLMVMLDIFFPETIEIGDNVIIGYNTTLLGHEFLKDEWRKGKIVIEKDVVIGANCTVLPGVIIGEGAVVSAMTLVNRDIPPRSFYGGVPARDLRAEK; via the coding sequence ATGGCGAAACGTCGGTACGAAGTTCACCCCGTCTCCGGCAAAAACTCGCTGCGCTTCTGGCCCGACGCGGTCAGTCCCCTCAGGGTAATCTGGAACTTCACCATCATCTCCCTAGGCCGGATATCGCCTTCCTTCCACATCAAGAACTTCCTCTACCGCCTGTTGGGGGTAAAGATCGGCCAAAACGCCTCCGTAGGCCTCATGGTCATGCTGGACATCTTCTTCCCCGAAACGATCGAAATCGGCGACAATGTCATCATCGGCTACAATACCACCCTGCTCGGCCACGAATTCCTCAAAGACGAATGGCGCAAAGGCAAAATCGTCATCGAAAAAGACGTCGTCATCGGCGCCAACTGCACCGTGCTGCCCGGCGTCATCATCGGCGAAGGCGCGGTCGTCTCGGCCATGACGCTCGTCAACCGCGACATCCCGCCCCGCTCCTTCTACGGCGGCGTGCCAGCGCGGGACCTGAGGGCGGAAAAATGA
- a CDS encoding alpha/beta-type small acid-soluble spore protein — MARSNRPVNPAAENALDQMKFEVASELGIAERVRSQGWNTMTSADCGRVGGHMVRKMIEQYESNNLT; from the coding sequence ATGGCACGCTCGAACAGACCCGTTAATCCTGCCGCCGAAAACGCGCTTGATCAGATGAAGTTCGAAGTCGCTTCCGAGTTGGGTATTGCCGAGCGCGTTCGCTCCCAGGGCTGGAACACTATGACTTCGGCCGATTGCGGCCGCGTTGGCGGCCACATGGTCCGCAAGATGATCGAGCAATATGAATCTAACAACCTCACCTAA
- the tsaD gene encoding tRNA (adenosine(37)-N6)-threonylcarbamoyltransferase complex transferase subunit TsaD, giving the protein MTLILGLETSCDETSAAVVADGRTVLSNIISSQIDLHQRYGGVVPEIASRKHIENVMPVVHQALAEAGATLADIDAIGVTYGPGLVGALLVGVATAKALSFAAGKRLVGVNHLEGHVFANFLAAADLAPPLIALIVSGGHTSLVKLADYNTFRLLGQTRDDAAGEAFDKVARVLRLPYPGGPEIEKLAAQGNPEAIAFPRALSGSGCEFSFSGLKSAVLNHLNAARQRGDTVNEADVAASFQAAVVDVLSAKTVQAAREAGIDKVALAGGVAANGRLRAELAARCADHKISLHYPPPVYCTDNAAMIACRAHYQHLAGCWAGLDLNAVPSLKLGEKRC; this is encoded by the coding sequence TTGACCCTTATTCTCGGCCTTGAGACAAGCTGCGACGAAACATCGGCAGCCGTTGTAGCCGACGGACGGACAGTCCTGTCCAACATCATCTCCTCCCAGATCGATCTGCACCAGCGATACGGCGGCGTCGTGCCCGAAATCGCCTCCCGCAAACACATCGAAAACGTCATGCCTGTCGTCCACCAGGCGCTGGCCGAGGCCGGCGCGACACTCGCCGACATCGACGCCATCGGCGTAACCTACGGTCCGGGGCTGGTCGGCGCCTTGCTTGTCGGCGTCGCGACCGCCAAAGCCCTGTCCTTCGCCGCCGGCAAGCGGCTCGTCGGCGTCAACCATCTCGAAGGCCACGTCTTCGCCAACTTTCTCGCCGCCGCCGACCTGGCCCCCCCGCTCATCGCCCTCATCGTATCCGGCGGCCATACCTCGCTCGTAAAACTCGCCGATTACAACACCTTCCGTCTCCTGGGACAAACGCGCGACGACGCCGCCGGCGAGGCCTTCGACAAAGTCGCGCGGGTCCTGCGGCTGCCATACCCCGGCGGGCCGGAAATAGAAAAACTCGCCGCGCAAGGCAACCCGGAGGCGATCGCCTTTCCGCGCGCCCTGAGCGGCAGTGGCTGCGAATTCAGCTTCAGCGGCCTCAAATCGGCGGTCCTCAACCACCTCAACGCCGCCCGCCAACGCGGCGATACGGTCAACGAAGCCGACGTCGCCGCCAGCTTCCAGGCCGCCGTAGTCGACGTCCTGTCCGCGAAAACCGTGCAGGCTGCAAGGGAGGCCGGCATCGACAAAGTCGCCCTGGCCGGCGGAGTGGCCGCCAACGGCCGGCTCCGCGCCGAACTCGCCGCCCGCTGCGCCGACCATAAAATCTCGCTTCACTATCCGCCGCCCGTCTATTGCACCGACAACGCCGCCATGATCGCCTGCCGCGCCCACTACCAGCACCTGGCCGGCTGTTGGGCGGGCCTCGACCTCAACGCCGTTCCCTCTCTTAAGCTCGGCGAAAAACGCTGCTGA
- a CDS encoding helix-turn-helix domain-containing protein — MPYHAEICPITFVQNLIAGKWKLIILWHLSQKTQRFSEMQKLLPNISQGILTQQLRELEKDGLVHREVYKEVPPKVEYSLTDLGRSFMPVLNAMGEWGKGLCRQLAD, encoded by the coding sequence ATTCCTTACCATGCGGAGATTTGCCCGATAACTTTTGTGCAAAACCTCATCGCCGGCAAATGGAAGCTGATCATCCTCTGGCACCTGAGCCAGAAAACCCAGCGGTTCAGCGAGATGCAGAAGCTGTTGCCCAATATATCCCAGGGCATCCTGACCCAGCAGCTCCGCGAACTGGAGAAGGACGGCCTTGTCCACCGGGAGGTCTATAAGGAGGTTCCGCCCAAGGTGGAATACTCCCTGACCGATCTTGGCCGCAGCTTCATGCCGGTCCTGAACGCCATGGGCGAATGGGGCAAAGGCTTGTGCCGGCAACTGGCCGATTAG
- the tsaE gene encoding tRNA (adenosine(37)-N6)-threonylcarbamoyltransferase complex ATPase subunit type 1 TsaE, producing the protein MLTIKTHDPAATRAFGRTLGRLLGKGDVVCLTGDLGAGKTLLVQGIAAGLGVSDDVTSPTFTILQVYETGRLPLYHFDLYRLDSPEELDNIGFAEYTGGDGAAVIEWADKFPAAMPEEHLLIELNRGDGESDRRIQLTPAGGRYRLLCEELSDKC; encoded by the coding sequence ATGCTGACAATAAAAACCCACGACCCTGCCGCCACCCGCGCCTTCGGCCGCACCCTCGGCCGGCTGCTGGGTAAGGGCGACGTCGTTTGCCTCACCGGCGACCTGGGGGCCGGCAAAACCCTTCTCGTCCAGGGCATCGCCGCCGGCCTCGGCGTCAGCGACGACGTGACCAGCCCGACCTTCACCATCCTGCAAGTCTACGAAACGGGGCGGCTGCCGCTCTACCACTTCGACCTCTACCGGCTCGACAGCCCGGAAGAACTCGACAACATCGGCTTCGCCGAATACACCGGCGGCGACGGCGCGGCTGTCATCGAATGGGCCGACAAGTTCCCGGCCGCCATGCCGGAAGAGCACCTGCTGATCGAACTCAACCGCGGCGACGGCGAGTCCGACCGCCGCATCCAACTGACGCCGGCGGGCGGCCGTTACCGCCTCCTGTGCGAGGAGCTGAGCGACAAATGCTGA
- a CDS encoding flavodoxin family protein codes for MKKLVALMGSPRKQGNTATLVGEIIRGAQASGAEAEIFNLNEMKITPCQSCFHCRANEECAVKDDMEKVYSAVKAADAVVIGSPVYMFQVNAQTKLLFDRLFPMMDAKFQPRHGVKKTLVVLAQGNPDPGAFKASWDANAQVLKVMGLEVTDTLIAAGANDPKAAGADAALMAKAFQAGQELVK; via the coding sequence ATGAAAAAACTGGTAGCCCTTATGGGCAGCCCGCGCAAACAAGGCAACACGGCCACGCTGGTGGGGGAAATCATCCGCGGCGCGCAGGCGTCCGGGGCAGAGGCCGAAATCTTTAACCTGAACGAAATGAAAATCACGCCCTGTCAGAGTTGCTTCCACTGCCGGGCCAACGAAGAATGTGCGGTCAAGGACGACATGGAAAAGGTATATTCCGCCGTCAAGGCGGCCGACGCCGTGGTTATCGGGTCGCCGGTATACATGTTCCAGGTCAACGCTCAGACCAAGCTGCTGTTCGACCGGCTGTTCCCGATGATGGATGCCAAATTTCAACCGCGCCACGGCGTCAAGAAGACGCTCGTGGTACTCGCCCAGGGCAATCCTGACCCCGGCGCCTTCAAGGCCTCCTGGGACGCTAACGCCCAAGTCCTCAAAGTCATGGGCCTGGAGGTGACCGACACCCTCATCGCGGCCGGAGCCAACGACCCGAAAGCGGCCGGAGCCGATGCCGCCCTGATGGCCAAAGCCTTTCAGGCCGGACAGGAGCTTGTAAAGTAA